A region of the Methylobacterium nodulans ORS 2060 genome:
CCGAACTCGAGCGCAAGCATGAGGCGCTCGAGCGCGAAATCCAGGACGCGATCTCCCACCCCTCGACGGATGATCTGCGGGTCGTAGAACTCAAGCGACGCAAGCTGCACCTCAAGGACGAAATCAACCGGCTGCGCACCAGCGCCACGCGGGTGGTCCACTAGGAGTTCCAACCGCCGGACCTCGGGCGGCACTGTTCGATCGGATCGGAGAACCGGCTGGCCGCAGATGCGCCAGTGGCGATGAGGAACCGGTCACCGTGCTCCGTTCGGACACCACAGGGTTCGCGGTTCGGGCGGGTATTTCAAAAAGGTTGGTGTCGACGATCTGGCCGCTCCCGCAGCGCCGGGATGCAATGCGCGGGCGGCCTCGTCGTGATGTGCCGCGTTGCGCCGGCATCGGCTGCCGACGCAACGGCAGGTTTGATTCCGATCATTCTCCTGGTCCGCCCCAGGCGGACCGCCGA
Encoded here:
- a CDS encoding YdcH family protein, coding for MSLQTHLSELERKHEALEREIQDAISHPSTDDLRVVELKRRKLHLKDEINRLRTSATRVVH